The proteins below come from a single Drosophila kikkawai strain 14028-0561.14 chromosome 3R, DkikHiC1v2, whole genome shotgun sequence genomic window:
- the Fkbp39 gene encoding 39 kDa FK506-binding nuclear protein isoform X2: MSMFWGLHMKPRRKYSQTIVKSFHISGVAIDEGESAKLYVTNETEKFIVATVSKAIPQAPLDLNFSKGDQITFNTEGDATVSLLGYLHDIDSDDEDDEDYTIENLLKDTAKQNKNGKKAGAQAEDEEDEDEDDEDEDENGDEDDDDDDDEDEDESAEEEDSDDEEEVEQPKAKVAKLSPEANAKKGAKEQNGVAKKEKESKTPQNQKTKAEAKKEQPKAKEQTSKQQLGERTITGGVKIVDVFPGKGEEAKPGKRVSVYYIGRLQSNNKTFDSLLKGKGFKFALGGGEVIKGWDVGVAGMKVGGKRRITCPPHMAYGGRGSPPTIPPNSTLVFEVELKAVH; encoded by the exons ATGTCCATGTTTTGGG GTTTGCATATGAAGCCTAGGCGCAAGTACTCCCAGACCATTGTGAAGTCCTTCCACATTTCCGGTGTCGCCATCGATGAGGGCGAGAGTGCCAAGCTCTACGTTACCAACGAGACGGAGAAGTTCATTGTGGCCACAGTGTCGAAAGCCATTCCCCAGGCCCCGCTGGACCTGAACTTCAGCAAGGGCGACCAGATTACATTCAATACGGAGG GCGATGCTACGGTATCTCTGTTGGGCTATTTGCACGACATCGACTCTGACGATGAGGACGACGAAGACTATACCATTGAGAACTTGCTCAAGGATACAGCCAAGCAGAATAAGAATGGGAAGAAGGCAGGAGCTCAAGctgaggacgaggaggacgaagacgaagacgatgaagatgaagatg AAAATGGAGATGaagacgacgatgatgatgacgatgaggacgaggacgagagCGCTGAAGAAGAAGACTCCGATGACGAAGAGGAGGTGGAGCAGCCCAAGGCCAAGGTTGCCAAGCTATCACCGGAGGCTAATGCCAAGAAAGGTGCCAAGGAGCAGAATGGCGTCGCTAAGAAGGAGAAAGAGTCAAAGACTCCGCAGAACCAGAAGACCAAGGCCGAGGCCAAGAAAGAGCAGCCCAAGGCAAAGGAGCAGACTTCCAAGCAACAGCTAGGTGAGCGCACCATTACCGGTGGCGTGAAAATTGTCGATGTCTTTCCCGGCAAGGGAGAAGAGGCCAAGCCGGGAAAACGCGTCTCCGTCTACTACATCGGCCGCCTGCAGTCGAATAACAAGACATTCGACAGCCTGCTTAAGGGCAAGGGCTTCAAGTTCGCTTTGGGCGGTGGCGAGGTGATCAAGGGCTGGGACGTTGGCGTCGCCGGCATGAAGGTGGGCGGCAAGCGTCGCATTACCTGCCCGCCGCACATGGCCTACGGAGGACGCGGATCTCCCCCGACCATCCCACCCAATTCGACACTAGTCTTTGAGGTGGAGCTGAAGGCAGTGCACTAA
- the Fkbp39 gene encoding 39 kDa FK506-binding nuclear protein isoform X1 has translation MSMFWGLHMKPRRKYSQTIVKSFHISGVAIDEGESAKLYVTNETEKFIVATVSKAIPQAPLDLNFSKGDQITFNTEGDATVSLLGYLHDIDSDDEDDEDYTIENLLKDTAKQNKNGKKAGAQAEDEEDEDEDDEDEDGEEEEEDDDDSRLIQEYESFLENGDEDDDDDDDEDEDESAEEEDSDDEEEVEQPKAKVAKLSPEANAKKGAKEQNGVAKKEKESKTPQNQKTKAEAKKEQPKAKEQTSKQQLGERTITGGVKIVDVFPGKGEEAKPGKRVSVYYIGRLQSNNKTFDSLLKGKGFKFALGGGEVIKGWDVGVAGMKVGGKRRITCPPHMAYGGRGSPPTIPPNSTLVFEVELKAVH, from the exons ATGTCCATGTTTTGGG GTTTGCATATGAAGCCTAGGCGCAAGTACTCCCAGACCATTGTGAAGTCCTTCCACATTTCCGGTGTCGCCATCGATGAGGGCGAGAGTGCCAAGCTCTACGTTACCAACGAGACGGAGAAGTTCATTGTGGCCACAGTGTCGAAAGCCATTCCCCAGGCCCCGCTGGACCTGAACTTCAGCAAGGGCGACCAGATTACATTCAATACGGAGG GCGATGCTACGGTATCTCTGTTGGGCTATTTGCACGACATCGACTCTGACGATGAGGACGACGAAGACTATACCATTGAGAACTTGCTCAAGGATACAGCCAAGCAGAATAAGAATGGGAAGAAGGCAGGAGCTCAAGctgaggacgaggaggacgaagacgaagacgatgaagatgaagatggtgaggaggaggaggaagacgATGATGACAGTCGCCTAATTCAAGAGTACGAGTCGTTCCTAGAAAATGGAGATGaagacgacgatgatgatgacgatgaggacgaggacgagagCGCTGAAGAAGAAGACTCCGATGACGAAGAGGAGGTGGAGCAGCCCAAGGCCAAGGTTGCCAAGCTATCACCGGAGGCTAATGCCAAGAAAGGTGCCAAGGAGCAGAATGGCGTCGCTAAGAAGGAGAAAGAGTCAAAGACTCCGCAGAACCAGAAGACCAAGGCCGAGGCCAAGAAAGAGCAGCCCAAGGCAAAGGAGCAGACTTCCAAGCAACAGCTAGGTGAGCGCACCATTACCGGTGGCGTGAAAATTGTCGATGTCTTTCCCGGCAAGGGAGAAGAGGCCAAGCCGGGAAAACGCGTCTCCGTCTACTACATCGGCCGCCTGCAGTCGAATAACAAGACATTCGACAGCCTGCTTAAGGGCAAGGGCTTCAAGTTCGCTTTGGGCGGTGGCGAGGTGATCAAGGGCTGGGACGTTGGCGTCGCCGGCATGAAGGTGGGCGGCAAGCGTCGCATTACCTGCCCGCCGCACATGGCCTACGGAGGACGCGGATCTCCCCCGACCATCCCACCCAATTCGACACTAGTCTTTGAGGTGGAGCTGAAGGCAGTGCACTAA
- the mRpL9 gene encoding large ribosomal subunit protein bL9m, with the protein MLKNIYVTPLNLLKSATSLQQQVRTTFVLKRKYDPPLHKTNEKPRRMRAKYFIYELVEDTLVKKRPNMEAVLKTFVEGVGDKGDVVSMKPHFVYNKLLLPGLADYNTPENVAKYAKTEAEKSAVKHSSAYAQRTVNMLESIVLAVVMNKDEPWVLEPWHIKASLRKAGFHCREECITLPKERIEGPDLKKENKDFYCTVTINKLEQARLKCRLHHWSTDPSERLPYVLEHWKQNSEPLLEVGLPQKPGKEKK; encoded by the exons ATGTTGAAGAATATCTACGTAACGCCGTTAAATTTGCTTAAATCGGCTACCAGCCTGCAGCAACAAGTGCGA ACCACATTCGTGCTCAAGCGCAAATATGACCCGCCGCTGCACAAAACCAACGAGAAGCCGCGCCGGATGAGGGCCAAATACTTTATCTACGAGCTTGTGGAGGATACGCTGGTCAAGAAGCGGCCAAACATGGAGGCGGTGCTGAAGACCTTCGTGGAGGGCGTTGGTGACAAGGGGGACGTGGTGTCAATGAAGCCACATTTTGTCTACAACAAACTGCTCCTCCCTGGCCTGGCCGACTACAATACACCGGAGAACGTGGCCAAGTACGCCAAAACTGAGGCGGAGAAGTCGGCGGTGAAGCATAGTTCGGCATACGCCCAGCGCACTGTCAATATGTTAGAGTCCATTGTCTTGGCGGTGGTGATGAACAAGGATGAACCGTGGGTGCTGGAGCCGTGGCACATCAAGGCCTCTTTGCGCAAGGCCGGCTTCCACTGCCGCGAGGAGTGCATAACCTTGCCCAAGGAGCGCATCGAGGGCCCCGATCTGAAGAAGGAGAACAAGGACTTCTACTGCACCGTGACCATTAATAAGTTGGAGCAGGCGCGGCTAAAGTGCCGTCTGCACCACTGGAGTACAGATCCTAGTGAAAGACTCCCCTATGTGCTGGAGCACTGGAAGCAGAATTCAGAACCATTGCTGGAGGTCGGCTTGCCCCAGAAGCCGGGaaaggagaaaaaataa
- the LOC108081216 gene encoding 39 kDa FK506-binding nuclear protein-like — MFFSLKMEPGNTYVGWTQNDLHLSGVAFEKGDIAKIYVKYQKKMSILGTVSQVIPQALLNLDISGGEQITFTAKGNATVSLLGYWSDDDYSYMMRAYDNEEPFKFKVVKASPKANAKKVSKKQNGVAAKKEEKDYDKENLSLLGNVDKDVSGEEVSALMTKLNKTKAD; from the exons atgtttttta GTCTAAAAATGGAGCCTGGGAACACCTACGTTGGCTGGACTCAGAATGATCTGCACCTATCGGGTGTGGCCTTCGAGAAGGGCGATATTGCCAAAATTTACGTAAAGTACCAAAAGAAAATGTCCATTTTGGGCACTGTGTCGCAAGTGATTCCCCAGGCGTTGCTGAACTTGGACATTAGCGGAGGCGAACAGATTACGTTTACCGCCAAAG GCAATGCCACGGTTTCTTTATTGGGCTACTGGAGCGATGATGATTACAGTTACATGATGCGAGCGTACGATAACGAAGAGCCGTTCAAGTTCAAGGTTGTCAAGGCATCACCCAAAGCTAATGCCAAGAAAGTTAGCAAGAAGCAGAATGGCGTCGCTGCTaagaaggaggagaaggacTATGATAAAGAGAACCTGTCACTTCTGGGAAATGTAGATAAAGACGTGAGTGGTGAAGAAGTCTCCGCTTTGATGactaaactaaacaaaactAAAGCAGACTAA
- the ea gene encoding serine protease easter, translated as MFQLPVICLFLGILAKSSAGQFYFPNEAAQVPNYGRCITPNRERALCIHLEDCKYLYGILTTSPLRDTDRLYLSRSQCGYTNGKVLICCPDRYRDSSPAAVTPTKPNITSTSLLPLPGQCGNILSNRIYGGVKTKIDEFPWMALIEYTKAEGKKGHHCGGSLISTRYVVTASHCVNGKSLPTDWRLTGVRLGEWDTSTDPDCEVDVRGMKDCAPPHLDVPVERTVPHPAYIPGSKNQVNDIALLRLGQQIEYTDFVRPICLPLDANLRAATFDGITMDVAGWGKTEQQSTSPLKLKAAVEGFRLDECQGVYSGQQILLEETQMCAGGKEGVDSCRGDSGGPLIGLDTNKVNTYYFLAGVVSFGPTPCGLAGWPGVYTLVGKYVDWIQNTIEP; from the exons ATGTTTCAACTACCAGTTATCTGCCTGTTTCTGGGCATTTTGGCGAAATCATCGGCGGGCc AGTTCTATTTCCCCAATGAGGCTGCTCAGGTGCCAAACTATGGACGCTGCATCACGCCCAACCGGGAGCGGGCACTGTGCATCCACCTGGAGGACTGCAAATACCTTTATGGCATTTTGACGACCAGCCCCCTGAGAGACACAGACCGCCTGTACCTCAGCCGCAGCCAGTGCGGCTATACGAACGGCAAGGTGCTGATCTGCTGCCCAGATCGCTATCGGGACAGCTCGCCGGCGGCAGTAACGCCGACTAAACCCAATATCACCAGCACCAGTTTGCTCCCGCTGCCCGGCCAGTGCGGCAATATACTCTCGAACCGGATTTATGGTGGCGTTAAGACAAAGATTGACGAGTTCCCTTGGATGGCGCTGATCGAGTACACGAAAG CTGAGGGCAAGAAAGGTCATCACTGTGGCGGCTCCTTGATCAGCACCCGATACGTGGTCACCGCCTCTCATTGTGTCAATGGTAAATCGCTGCCCACCGATTGGCGACTAACAGGAGTACGTCTGGGCGAATGGGACACCTCCACTGATCCCGACTGCGAGGTAGATGTGCGTGGCATGAAGGACTGCGCGCCCCCGCATCTAGATGTGCCCGTAGAACGCACTGTGCCACATCCCGCTTACATTCCTGGCTCCAAGAACCAAGTCAACGATATCGCACTGCTGCGTCTCGGGCAGCAGATTGAGTACACCGACTTTGTGCGTCCGATTTGCCTACCACTGGATGCGAACCTGCGAGCAGCTACGTTCGACGGCATCACCATGGACGTGGCGGGCTGGGGCAAGACGGAGCAGCAGTCCACCAGTCCCTTAAAGCTCAAGGCAGCCGTCGAGGGATTCCGCTTGGACGAGTGCCAAGGCGTCTATAGTGGCCAGCAGATACTTCTGGAGGAGACTCAGATGTGCGCGGGCGGCAAGGAGGGCGTAGACTCCTGTCGCGGCGACTCCGGTGGCCCGCTTATTGGACTGGATACTAACAAGGTGAACACGTACTACTTTTTGGCGGGCGTTGTCTCCTTTGGACCAACACCATGCGGCCTGGCCGGCTGGCCGGGTGTCTACACGCTGGTGGGCAAGTATGTTGACTGGATCCAGAACACTATCGAACCCTAA
- the LOC108081214 gene encoding CLIP domain-containing serine protease B9 isoform X2 yields MRWCGDWTNLFQFRAWTDDVVPAEFDSVIISNEMRRPEALVASLLLSILLLLRVYPGTAACQCIRLGECPPFARLLLHHGPGEQSAVFAKVHSAGCGFQGLELLVCCPTSRKRYHGESSPAKPSRMLRFAPPDDRWIWDDFGDSKGSSHPHSHSHSHIGYLEMETSLHDYWDFKEQRNCPQPVEPEFFDQRFGGHHFHYHVEHGRGDGARTPRPNPMDRPIVFPGDLRFLRQGGDDTSADSSEGPPLAPFTTTLPPTIIPGPAPLATTITTPTAPDAVTISQGNLPGCGISVESRLLGGSQATAGQYPWLARIAYRNRTSSRISFRCSGSLISSNYIVTAAHCVVNLVSDLELSHVRFGGEDGSNVLAISQVMVHPNYDQPRYANDIALLRLNNTGEAITPICLPLNSSTTLGNRLIGQTGVAAGWSTRNPESTGPNNSSSTVRFIRLPIVNTTSCAIAYASLSENFQQPIVITPSHLCAQGQPMNDVCRGDSGGPFMDDGSSGLFGAMGRHTLIGIVAFGPTLCGVTTIPGVYTLVSSFTDWIVRSINGITNQ; encoded by the exons ATGCGCTGGTGTGGAGATTGGAccaatttatttcaatttcgcGCTTGGACCGACGACGTTGTGCCCGCGGAGTTCGATTCTGTAATTATCTCAAATGAAATGCGTCGTCCAGAGGCTCTTGTCGCCAGTCTGTTATTGAGCATCCTTTTGCTCCTGAGAG TGTATCCCGGTACGGCTGCCTGCCAGTGCATCCGCCTGGGCGAGTGCCCGCCCTTTGCCCGCCTTCTGCTTCACCATGGCCCCGGAGAGCAGTCCGCCGTGTTCGCCAAGGTGCATTCGGCAGGCTGCGGCTTCCAAGGCCTTGAGCTGCTGGTCTGCTGTCCCACATCGCGCAAGCGCTACCACGGTGAATCATCCCCGGCCAAGCCAAGTCGCATGCTGCGCTTTGCACCGCCGGACGACCGCTGGATATGGGATGACTTTGGTGATAGCAAGGGTAGCAGCCACCCCCATTCGCATTCCCACTCCCACATTGGTTACTTGGAAATGGAAACGAGTCTGCATGACTACTGGGATTTCAAAGAGCAACGAAACTGTCCTCAGCCAGTGGAACCAGAGTTCTTTGACCAACGATTTGGCGGACACCACTTTCACTATCACGTAGAACACGGTAGGGGCGATGGAGCGCGTACTCCGCGACCAAATCCCATGGACAGACCAATTGTGTTTCCCGGGGATCTGCGCTTCTTGCGCCAGGGCGGAGACGATACAAGCGCTGATTCCAGTGAAGGACCTCCCCTGGCACCATTCACTACCACTCTACCGCCAACGATTATCCCGGGTCCAGCTCCCTTAGCCACAACAATAACCACACCGACAGCACCCGACGCCGTGACGATAAGCCAAGGTAACCTGCCAGGGTGCGGCATAAGCGTGGAGAGCCGGCTGCTGGGTGGAAGTCAGGCCACAGCAGGGCAGTATCCGTGGCTGGCCAGGATCGCCTATCGCAATCGAA CCAGCAGCCGTATTAGCTTCCGCTGCTCTGGATCCCTAATCTCCAGTAACTACATTGTCACCGCCGCCCATTGTGTGGTGAACCTTGTCAGCGACCTTGAACT ATCCCATGTGAGATTTGGAGGCGAAGATGGGTCGAATGTGTTGGCCATCAGCCAGGTTATGGTGCATCCGAACTATGACCAGCCCCGATATGCCAACGACATCGCTCTTCTGCGACTCAACAACACAGGGG AAGCCATTACGCCCATTTGCTTACCCTTGAACAGCTCGACGACCCTGGGTAACAGGTTGATTGGACAAACGGGAGTTGCAGCCGGTTGGAGTACTAGGAATCCGGAAA GTACTGGGCCAAACAATTCCTCCTCCACGGTGCGCTTCATCCGCTTGCCAATAGTAAACACCACCAGCTGCGCCATTGCCTATGCCAGCCTCAGTGAGAACTTCCAGCAGCCGATCGTGATCACGCCGAGCCATCTTTGTGCTCAGGGACAGCCCATGAACGACGTGTGCCGCGGAGATAGCGGCGGTCCCTTTATGGACGACGGAAGCTCTGGTCTATTTGGAGCAATGGGACGCCACACACTAATTGGTATCGTGGCTTTTGGACCAACGCTGTGCGGTGTGACCACCATTCCCGGGGTTTACACGCTGGTTAGTAGCTTTACCGATTGGATCGTGCGGAGCATCAACGGAATAACCAACCAATGA
- the LOC108081214 gene encoding uncharacterized protein isoform X1 translates to MRWCGDWTNLFQFRAWTDDVVPAEFDSVIISNEMRRPEALVASLLLSILLLLRVYPGTAACQCIRLGECPPFARLLLHHGPGEQSAVFAKVHSAGCGFQGLELLVCCPTSRKRYHGESSPAKPSRMLRFAPPDDRWIWDDFGDSKGSSHPHSHSHSHIGYLEMETSLHDYWDFKEQRNCPQPVEPEFFDQRFGGHHFHYHVEHGRGDGARTPRPNPMDRPIVFPGDLRFLRQGGDDTSADSSEGPPLAPFTTTLPPTIIPGPAPLATTITTPTAPDAVTISQGNLPGCGISVESRLLGGSQATAGQYPWLARIAYRNRTSSRISFRCSGSLISSNYIVTAAHCVVNLVSDLELSHVRFGGEDGSNVLAISQVMVHPNYDQPRYANDIALLRLNNTGAITPICLPLNSSTTLGNRLIGQTGVAAGWSTRNPESESRIKM, encoded by the exons ATGCGCTGGTGTGGAGATTGGAccaatttatttcaatttcgcGCTTGGACCGACGACGTTGTGCCCGCGGAGTTCGATTCTGTAATTATCTCAAATGAAATGCGTCGTCCAGAGGCTCTTGTCGCCAGTCTGTTATTGAGCATCCTTTTGCTCCTGAGAG TGTATCCCGGTACGGCTGCCTGCCAGTGCATCCGCCTGGGCGAGTGCCCGCCCTTTGCCCGCCTTCTGCTTCACCATGGCCCCGGAGAGCAGTCCGCCGTGTTCGCCAAGGTGCATTCGGCAGGCTGCGGCTTCCAAGGCCTTGAGCTGCTGGTCTGCTGTCCCACATCGCGCAAGCGCTACCACGGTGAATCATCCCCGGCCAAGCCAAGTCGCATGCTGCGCTTTGCACCGCCGGACGACCGCTGGATATGGGATGACTTTGGTGATAGCAAGGGTAGCAGCCACCCCCATTCGCATTCCCACTCCCACATTGGTTACTTGGAAATGGAAACGAGTCTGCATGACTACTGGGATTTCAAAGAGCAACGAAACTGTCCTCAGCCAGTGGAACCAGAGTTCTTTGACCAACGATTTGGCGGACACCACTTTCACTATCACGTAGAACACGGTAGGGGCGATGGAGCGCGTACTCCGCGACCAAATCCCATGGACAGACCAATTGTGTTTCCCGGGGATCTGCGCTTCTTGCGCCAGGGCGGAGACGATACAAGCGCTGATTCCAGTGAAGGACCTCCCCTGGCACCATTCACTACCACTCTACCGCCAACGATTATCCCGGGTCCAGCTCCCTTAGCCACAACAATAACCACACCGACAGCACCCGACGCCGTGACGATAAGCCAAGGTAACCTGCCAGGGTGCGGCATAAGCGTGGAGAGCCGGCTGCTGGGTGGAAGTCAGGCCACAGCAGGGCAGTATCCGTGGCTGGCCAGGATCGCCTATCGCAATCGAA CCAGCAGCCGTATTAGCTTCCGCTGCTCTGGATCCCTAATCTCCAGTAACTACATTGTCACCGCCGCCCATTGTGTGGTGAACCTTGTCAGCGACCTTGAACT ATCCCATGTGAGATTTGGAGGCGAAGATGGGTCGAATGTGTTGGCCATCAGCCAGGTTATGGTGCATCCGAACTATGACCAGCCCCGATATGCCAACGACATCGCTCTTCTGCGACTCAACAACACAGGGG CCATTACGCCCATTTGCTTACCCTTGAACAGCTCGACGACCCTGGGTAACAGGTTGATTGGACAAACGGGAGTTGCAGCCGGTTGGAGTACTAGGAATCCGGAAAGTGAGTCTCGAATAAAAATGTAG